In the Silurus meridionalis isolate SWU-2019-XX chromosome 6, ASM1480568v1, whole genome shotgun sequence genome, one interval contains:
- the efcab14 gene encoding EF-hand calcium-binding domain-containing protein 14 — translation MKKRKELNALIGLGDGKRKKPKKKSSGHRLLLRGDAGDTETESGSSSVDEDEEEFRSLSLSPGAFRKGSAQCCSVCYPLCVFIVLAACLMACAGLIWMQIALKEDLDSLKEKLRTMEASQKASSHEVPKLSEDLKAAQRTLEDVESGDKGFNKLWANLTDINRKISTLDSAVNHLKANIKSASDLITLPTTVEELQKSVATIGSTLTSVQHDVKMIQNYIEDQKKEASKPKSETDPSLTVALDDNSRSVNEGTATAGSSSTTSLSLVNSRHRRFLAKNLSSWEKEAPPKTLTFPGVECAEDLEKLLRARLEDPSEGATYEDLRKIFGAFAPDSRLLEKYDVDQDHRYTLEELRAAASL, via the exons ATGAAAAAGCGCAAGGAGCTAAACGCGCTGATCGGGCTCGGGGACGGCAAGCGCAagaagccgaagaagaagagCTCCGGACACCGGCTGCTGCTGCGTGGAGATGCCGGAGACACGGAGACCGAGAGCGGATCCAGCTCCGTGGATGAGGACGAAGAGGAGTTCCGCAGCCTGAGCCTCAGTCCGGGGGCTTTCCGCAA ggGTTCGGCTCAGTGCTGCTCAGTGTGCTACCCGCTGTGCGTGTTCATCGTCCTGGCCGCGTGCCTCATGGCGTGCGCCGGACTCATATGGATGCAGATTGCGCTTAAAGAAGATTTGGATTCGCTGAAGGAGAAACTGCGCACCA TGGAAGCGAGTCAGAAGGCGTCTTCCCACGAAGTCCCGAAGCTGAGCGAGGACCTGAAAGCCGCCCAGAGGACGCTGGAGGACGTTGAAAGCGGAGACAAGGGCTTCAACAAATTATGGGCCAATCTTACAGATATTAACCGAAAG ATAAGCACACTGGACTCTGCTGTGAACCATCTGAAGGCGAACATCAAATCGGCCTCTGATTTAATTACTCTCCCAACAACCGTCGAGGAGCTCCAGAAG AGCGTCGCCACGATAGGAAGCACCCTCACCAGCGTTCAACACGACGTCAAGATGATCCAGAATTATATCGAGGACCAGAAGAAGGAAGCAAGCAAACCGAAAAGTGAAACG GACCCTTCACTGACGGTGGCTTTAGATGACAACAGCAGGAGCGTGAATGAAGGAACAGCAACAGCTGGCagca GCTCCACAACGTCCTTGAGTCTCGTCAACTCTCGCCATCGGCGCTTTCTCGCTAAAAACCTCTCCAGCTGGGAGAAGGAAGCCCCGCCGAAGACCCTCACATTCCCTGGAGTCGAATGTGCTGAAG ATTTGGAGAAGCTCCTGCGCGCTCGGCTGGAGGACCCCTCCGAAGGCGCGACGTACGAGGATCTGAGGAAGATCTTCGGCGCTTTCGCTCCGGATTCCCGCCTCCTCGAGAAATACGACGTAGATCAGGACCACAGGTACACGCTGGAAGAGCTCCGGGCCGCAGCTTCGCTCTGA
- the znf830 gene encoding zinc finger protein 830 → MASRPAKGKKVVNQDELRRLMRERKQQAERKKRVDSPYAKYNSLEQLSCVVCNVQVKNEILWQAHVLGKQHKDKVSELKVAQQSAEKVPQAPQTSTHKRKASEPEVHDGKKKKASNSVVLQGKTGTSGAGLGLLAGLYDDDDDEDKGDVPSDVKQKGPVTDALPSDFFDSSVPGIPSATPVSHSGSVSKAEVEKPAAEKKDNAVETIPEGFFDDPVRDAKVRNVDTPKDHMDKEWEEFQKEMRQVSSASEAIVAEEDEEGRLERQIDEIDEQIECLRRVEVLRTKQEAIKDKVKNMTLEDERRLSGSGSDVEEEDEEELMNVLGRDWRAKGALA, encoded by the coding sequence ATGGCCTCCAGACCAGCGAAGGGTAAGAAGGTGGTGAATCAGGATGAACTGCGGCGGCTGATGAGGGAGAGGAAGCAGCAGGCCGAGCGGAAGAAACGCGTCGACTCGCCGTACGCTAAGTACAACAGCCTGGAGCAGCTGAGCTGCGTGGTGTGTAACGTGCAGGTCAAGAACGAGATCCTGTGGCAGGCTCACGTCCTGGGAAAACAACACAAAGACAAGGTGTCTGAGCTCAAAGTGGCCCAGCAGAGCGCAGAGAAGGTCCCTCAGGCTCCACAGACATCCACACATAAGAGGAAGGCTTCAGAACCGGAAGTGCacgatgggaaaaaaaagaaggcgtCAAACAGTGTGGTCCTCCAGGGTAAGACTGGGACAAGTGGTGCAGGACTTGGACTTCTCGCTGGACTgtatgatgatgacgatgacgaAGATAAGGGTGACGTTCCAAGCGATGTGAAGCAGAAAGGTCCTGTTACAGATGCACTTCCTTCCGATTTCTTCGACAGCAGCGTTCCCGGGATCCCGTCCGCCACACCCGTGTCTCACTCGGGCTCGGTGTCCAAAGCCGAGGTGGAAAAACCAGCGGCGGAGAAGAAGGACAACGCGGTGGAGACGATTCCAGAAGGCTTCTTCGACGACCCGGTCCGAGACGCCAAGGTGCGAAACGTGGACACCCCGAAGGACCACATGGACAAGGAGTGGGAGGAGTTTCAGAAAGAGATGCGGCAGGTGAGCAGCGCCTCGGAGGCCATCGTGGCCGAGGAAGACGAGGAGGGGCGTCTCGAGAGGCAGATCGACGAGATCGACGAGCAGATCGAGTGCCTGCGCAGGGTCGAGGTGTTGCGCACCAAACAGGAGGCCATCAAGGACAAGGTGAAGAATATGACGCTGGAGGACGAGCGACGGCTCTCGGGGAGTGGCAGCGACGTGGaagaggaggacgaggaggaacTGATGAACGTTTTGGGGAGAGACTGGCGGGCCAAAGGAGCTCTCGCGTAG